One Pseudonocardia sediminis DNA window includes the following coding sequences:
- a CDS encoding DivIVA domain-containing protein, translated as MGTALIYLLVLAVVAAVVFVAAAAVFGRGEELAPLAPDATPTRLPAVEVQGADVRGLRFQQVVRGYRMVEVDWALDRLAGELDRVQADRRELVAHVTRLETTIARMRTEGVRDE; from the coding sequence ATGGGGACCGCTCTGATCTACCTGCTCGTCCTGGCGGTCGTCGCAGCGGTGGTGTTCGTGGCGGCCGCCGCCGTGTTCGGCCGGGGCGAGGAGCTGGCGCCGCTCGCGCCGGACGCCACACCGACCCGGCTGCCGGCCGTCGAGGTGCAGGGGGCGGACGTGCGCGGTCTGCGTTTCCAGCAGGTCGTGCGCGGATACCGGATGGTGGAGGTCGACTGGGCGCTGGACCGCCTGGCCGGCGAGCTGGACCGGGTCCAGGCCGACCGCCGCGAGCTGGTCGCGCACGTGACCCGGCTGGAGACGACGATCGCGCGGATGCGCACCGAAGGAGTCCGGGATGAGTAA
- a CDS encoding SRPBCC family protein, with protein MSNAASREELTVPVDVGVPADYLWRAVTDWPGQSDWMLGTTVELTGGDGRSVGSTLRAVTGIGPLGVADTMEITEWADEPGGPRRAVVTHTGSVVQGDGVFAVVELGPRRSRFLWTELLDVPFGALGRAGWPLVRPAFRAGVASSLRKMARQTEERYRAEEARRAGNGG; from the coding sequence ATGAGTAATGCGGCGAGTCGCGAGGAGCTGACCGTCCCGGTCGACGTCGGGGTGCCCGCCGACTACCTGTGGCGGGCCGTCACCGATTGGCCCGGGCAGTCGGACTGGATGCTCGGCACCACCGTCGAGCTCACCGGCGGTGACGGGCGCTCGGTCGGGTCGACGCTGCGCGCGGTGACCGGGATCGGCCCGCTGGGCGTCGCCGACACGATGGAGATCACCGAGTGGGCGGACGAGCCGGGCGGGCCGCGCCGCGCCGTCGTCACCCACACCGGCAGCGTCGTGCAGGGTGACGGCGTGTTCGCCGTCGTCGAGCTCGGCCCGCGCCGCAGCCGGTTCCTCTGGACCGAGCTGCTCGACGTCCCGTTCGGCGCCCTCGGACGGGCCGGCTGGCCGCTGGTGCGCCCGGCGTTCCGTGCCGGGGTCGCGAGCTCGCTGCGCAAGATGGCCCGCCAGACCGAGGAGCGCTACCGGGCCGAGGAGGCTCGCCGGGCCGGGAACGGCGGCTGA
- a CDS encoding DNA-3-methyladenine glycosylase I has protein sequence MVDAPDAGPYDPHDGRGRCEWAGSTPDYVAYHDEEWGHAVHGVAAMYERLSLEAFQSGLSWITILRKRPAFREAFAGFDPEKVARFGQDDRARLLADAGIVRNRLKIDAAIANARAVLDLDTPLDELLWSFAPDPATHVRPAGLADVPAVTPESTAMAKELKRRGLRFVGPTTCYALMQATGLVDDHVAHCWRADAA, from the coding sequence GTGGTCGACGCGCCGGACGCCGGCCCCTACGACCCGCACGACGGTCGCGGCCGCTGCGAATGGGCGGGCTCCACACCGGACTACGTCGCCTACCACGACGAGGAGTGGGGTCACGCGGTCCACGGCGTCGCCGCGATGTACGAGCGGCTGAGCCTGGAGGCGTTCCAGTCCGGGCTGTCCTGGATCACGATCCTGCGCAAGCGGCCCGCGTTCCGGGAGGCCTTCGCCGGGTTCGATCCGGAGAAGGTCGCCCGCTTCGGTCAGGACGACCGCGCCCGCCTGCTCGCCGACGCCGGCATCGTCCGGAACCGGCTCAAGATCGACGCCGCGATCGCCAACGCCCGGGCCGTGCTCGACCTCGACACCCCGCTCGACGAGCTGCTGTGGTCGTTCGCGCCGGACCCGGCGACGCACGTCCGCCCGGCCGGCCTGGCCGACGTCCCCGCCGTCACCCCCGAGTCCACCGCGATGGCCAAGGAGCTCAAGCGGCGCGGGCTGCGCTTCGTCGGCCCGACCACGTGCTACGCGCTGATGCAGGCGACCGGCCTCGTCGACGACCACGTGGCGCACTGCTGGCGGGCCGACGCAGCGTGA
- a CDS encoding DUF3117 domain-containing protein, translated as MAAMKPRTGDGPLEVTKEGRGIVMRVPLEGGGRLVVEMTPEEATNLGEALNATCG; from the coding sequence ATGGCCGCGATGAAGCCCCGCACCGGCGACGGCCCCCTGGAAGTGACCAAAGAGGGCCGGGGCATCGTGATGCGGGTCCCGCTCGAGGGCGGAGGTCGTCTCGTCGTGGAGATGACCCCCGAAGAGGCGACGAACCTCGGCGAGGCCCTGAACGCCACCTGCGGCTGA
- the glgA gene encoding glycogen synthase, translating to MRVGLLTREYPPDVYGGAGVHVEYLVPALRELVDVDVHCFGDAGAPARDGVTVHPVPAELRGANAALTTLGTDVTMAAALDGCDVLHSHTWYANMAGHLGKLLHGRPHVVTAHSLEPLRPWKAEQLGGGYRVSSWVERTAYEAADAVIAVSHGMRRDVLAAYPDVDPERVHVVHNGIDTEFYRPDDGRDAVRAAGVDPDRPSVVFVGRITRQKGLAHLVAAAHQVSPEAQIVLCAGAPDTPELEAEIERAVAELSAGRSGVVWVRRMLQTTEVRQLLSAATVFVCPSVYEPLGIVNLEAMACGTAVVASDVGGIPEVVADGDTGLLAHYDAGDTARFESDLAAAINELVADPDRAARMGERGRERAVREFAWAEMARRTVEVYDRL from the coding sequence GTGCGCGTCGGCCTGTTGACCCGGGAGTACCCCCCAGACGTCTACGGCGGGGCGGGGGTGCACGTGGAGTACCTGGTCCCCGCGCTGCGCGAGCTCGTCGACGTCGACGTCCACTGCTTCGGCGACGCCGGCGCCCCGGCCCGCGACGGCGTCACCGTGCACCCGGTCCCGGCCGAGCTGCGGGGCGCGAACGCGGCCCTGACCACGCTCGGGACGGACGTGACGATGGCCGCCGCGCTGGACGGCTGCGACGTCCTGCACTCGCACACCTGGTACGCCAACATGGCGGGTCACCTGGGCAAGCTGCTGCACGGACGCCCGCACGTGGTGACCGCGCACTCGCTGGAGCCGCTGCGGCCGTGGAAGGCCGAGCAGCTCGGCGGCGGCTACCGGGTGTCGTCCTGGGTGGAGCGCACCGCCTACGAGGCCGCGGACGCGGTGATCGCGGTGTCGCACGGGATGCGCCGCGACGTGCTGGCCGCCTACCCCGACGTCGACCCGGAGCGCGTCCACGTCGTGCACAACGGGATCGACACCGAGTTCTACCGTCCCGACGACGGCCGCGACGCCGTCCGCGCGGCCGGGGTGGACCCGGACCGCCCGTCGGTGGTCTTCGTCGGGCGCATCACCCGGCAGAAGGGCCTCGCGCACCTGGTCGCCGCCGCGCACCAGGTGTCACCGGAGGCGCAGATCGTGCTGTGCGCGGGCGCGCCGGACACGCCCGAGCTCGAGGCGGAGATCGAGCGGGCGGTCGCCGAGCTGTCCGCGGGCCGCTCCGGCGTCGTCTGGGTGCGCCGGATGCTGCAGACAACGGAGGTCCGCCAGCTGCTCTCGGCGGCGACGGTGTTCGTGTGCCCCTCGGTCTACGAGCCGCTCGGGATCGTCAACCTGGAGGCGATGGCGTGCGGGACCGCCGTCGTCGCCTCGGACGTGGGCGGCATCCCCGAGGTCGTCGCGGACGGCGACACCGGGCTGCTCGCCCACTACGACGCCGGCGACACCGCGCGGTTCGAGTCCGACCTGGCCGCCGCGATCAACGAGCTCGTGGCGGACCCGGACCGGGCCGCCCGGATGGGCGAGCGCGGACGGGAGCGCGCCGTGCGGGAGTTCGCCTGGGCCGAGATGGCCCGCCGCACGGTGGAGGTCTACGACCGGCTCTGA
- the glgC gene encoding glucose-1-phosphate adenylyltransferase, giving the protein MTAMSGVRPSSASGQLSANVLGIVLAGGEGKRLWPLTADRAKPGVPFGGNYRLIDFVLSNLVNAGLDRICVLTQYKSHSLDRHISTTWRLSSVLDQYITTVPAQQRLGRRWYTGSADAIFQSLNLVYDDQPDYIAVFGADHVYRMDPAQMIAQHIESGAGVTVAGIRVPRAEAKAFGCIAADESGKITDFVEKPSDPPAVADDPEVTFASMGNYVFSTDALLDTLRTDAENNDSDHDMGGDIIPALVAQGAAHVYDFAENRVPGATERDAGYWRDVGTIDAYYDAHTDLVSVHPIFNLYNMRWPIRTATPALPPAKFVEGGIAQDSIVGAGTIISGAIVRRSVISPNVMVQGGAEVSDSVVLPGARIGRGAVVRRAILDKNVVVPPGALIGVDLNTDRARYTVSPGGVVVLGKGVTAQ; this is encoded by the coding sequence ATGACCGCAATGAGCGGGGTGCGCCCGTCGTCGGCGTCGGGCCAGCTCTCGGCGAACGTGCTGGGAATCGTGCTCGCCGGTGGCGAGGGCAAGCGGCTCTGGCCGCTGACGGCGGACCGGGCGAAGCCGGGGGTGCCGTTCGGCGGGAACTACCGCCTGATCGACTTCGTGCTGTCCAACCTGGTCAACGCCGGCCTGGACCGCATCTGCGTGCTGACCCAGTACAAGTCGCACTCGCTGGACCGCCACATCTCCACGACGTGGCGTCTGTCCAGCGTGCTGGACCAGTACATCACCACCGTCCCGGCGCAGCAGCGGCTCGGGCGTCGCTGGTACACCGGCAGCGCGGACGCGATCTTCCAGAGCCTGAACCTGGTCTACGACGACCAGCCGGACTACATCGCGGTCTTCGGCGCCGACCACGTGTACCGGATGGACCCGGCGCAGATGATCGCCCAGCACATCGAGAGCGGCGCCGGCGTGACCGTCGCCGGGATCCGGGTGCCGCGCGCGGAGGCGAAGGCGTTCGGCTGCATCGCCGCCGACGAGTCCGGCAAGATCACCGACTTCGTCGAGAAGCCGTCCGACCCGCCGGCCGTCGCGGACGACCCCGAGGTCACGTTCGCCTCGATGGGCAACTACGTGTTCTCCACCGATGCGCTGCTCGACACGTTGCGCACCGACGCCGAGAACAACGACTCCGACCACGACATGGGCGGCGACATCATCCCGGCCCTGGTCGCCCAGGGTGCCGCGCACGTCTACGACTTCGCCGAGAACCGGGTGCCCGGGGCGACCGAGCGCGACGCCGGCTACTGGCGCGACGTCGGGACGATCGACGCCTACTACGACGCGCACACCGACCTGGTGTCGGTGCACCCGATCTTCAACCTCTACAACATGCGCTGGCCGATCCGCACCGCCACCCCGGCGCTGCCGCCGGCGAAGTTCGTCGAGGGCGGCATCGCGCAGGACTCGATCGTCGGCGCCGGCACGATCATCTCCGGGGCGATCGTGCGCCGGTCGGTGATCAGCCCGAACGTGATGGTGCAGGGCGGCGCGGAGGTCTCGGACTCGGTCGTGCTGCCGGGCGCCCGGATCGGCCGCGGCGCGGTCGTGCGGCGCGCGATCCTGGACAAGAACGTCGTGGTCCCACCCGGTGCGCTGATCGGGGTGGACCTGAACACCGACCGGGCCCGCTACACGGTCAGCCCGGGCGGCGTCGTCGTGCTGGGCAAGGGCGTCACCGCCCAGTAG
- a CDS encoding O-methyltransferase — protein sequence MTTPAEQAAEAYLAEDEGLARTRAAGTAAGAHPISPAGGAALAVLAATVSARAVVEIGTGAGVSGLYLMRGMVPDGTLTSIDVNPELQRTARASFLAAGVGPSRLRLINGMALEVLPRLTDGGYDLVVADAVPAEYPCYLAEAIRLLRPGGILVLEGVLDGGRVAGDAAGDSPVTAALREVTEQVREDERLLSALLPVSDGMLCAVRR from the coding sequence ATGACCACCCCCGCGGAGCAGGCCGCCGAGGCGTACCTCGCCGAGGACGAGGGTCTGGCGCGCACGCGGGCTGCGGGAACGGCGGCGGGTGCTCACCCGATCAGCCCGGCCGGTGGCGCCGCACTGGCCGTCCTGGCCGCGACGGTCTCCGCGCGTGCCGTGGTCGAGATCGGCACCGGCGCCGGGGTGAGCGGGCTCTACCTGATGCGCGGGATGGTGCCCGACGGCACGCTGACCTCGATCGACGTGAACCCGGAGCTGCAGCGGACGGCGCGTGCGTCGTTCCTGGCCGCCGGGGTCGGTCCGTCCCGGCTGCGGCTGATCAACGGGATGGCGCTCGAGGTGCTCCCCCGCCTCACCGACGGCGGCTACGACCTGGTCGTCGCCGACGCCGTGCCGGCCGAGTACCCCTGCTACCTGGCCGAGGCGATCCGGTTGCTGCGACCGGGCGGGATCCTGGTGCTGGAAGGCGTGCTCGACGGCGGCCGGGTGGCCGGTGACGCCGCCGGCGACAGCCCCGTGACCGCGGCCCTGCGCGAGGTCACCGAGCAGGTCCGCGAGGACGAGCGCCTGCTGTCCGCGCTGCTCCCGGTGTCGGACGGGATGCTCTGCGCCGTCCGCCGCTGA
- the sigE gene encoding RNA polymerase sigma factor SigE: MPDQRSSTVASTGTGATATLPGEGADWTPPSWDEIVRAHADRVYRLAYRLSGNPYDAEDLTQETFIRVFRSLASYKPGTFEGWLHRITTNLFLDMVRRRARLRMEGLPEDTDRLPGGGPEPEDVFSATHLDPYLQAALDELPPDFRVAVVLCDVEGLSYEEIGATLGVKLGTVRSRIHRGRTALRASLERHRAEDMAGGMTGDVAGTARPVAELVS, translated from the coding sequence ATGCCCGATCAACGCTCCTCCACAGTCGCCTCCACGGGAACCGGTGCCACGGCCACCCTCCCGGGAGAGGGCGCGGACTGGACGCCGCCCAGCTGGGACGAGATCGTCCGGGCGCACGCCGACCGGGTCTACCGCCTCGCCTACCGGCTGAGCGGCAACCCGTATGACGCCGAGGACCTCACCCAGGAGACGTTCATCCGGGTGTTCCGCTCGCTGGCCTCCTACAAGCCCGGCACCTTCGAGGGCTGGCTGCACCGGATCACCACGAACCTGTTCCTGGACATGGTCCGCCGCCGCGCCCGCCTGCGCATGGAGGGCCTGCCCGAGGACACCGACCGCCTGCCCGGCGGTGGCCCGGAGCCCGAGGACGTCTTCTCGGCGACCCACCTCGACCCGTACCTGCAGGCCGCCCTCGACGAGCTGCCCCCGGACTTCCGGGTCGCGGTCGTGCTCTGCGACGTGGAGGGCCTGTCCTACGAGGAGATCGGCGCGACGCTCGGAGTCAAGCTGGGCACCGTGCGCAGCCGGATCCACCGCGGCCGCACCGCGCTGCGCGCGTCGCTGGAGCGCCACCGCGCGGAGGACATGGCGGGAGGCATGACGGGGGACGTGGCAGGAACGGCACGTCCGGTGGCAGAGTTGGTGTCGTGA
- a CDS encoding anti-sigma factor family protein: MTEHRRFQVIAPDWGEAHLTPEAVVAYVDGELAPGPHGRAQRHLQHCVDCAAEVVDQRKARSELRCANAPTLPTSLMSSLCSIPQDTELPPPPAGLAVTADGEMVSVLRPATTPGRRTRRRRIGAGAAVSGLALGAIAFGLPASGFTTATPGGSTATFTGATPVARFAPAPRDQGRRPTSAPAASTSTSAPPTPTTPAPAPPRPAMQNVSLPPSP, encoded by the coding sequence GTGACCGAACACCGACGGTTCCAGGTGATCGCCCCCGACTGGGGTGAAGCCCACCTCACCCCGGAGGCGGTCGTCGCCTATGTCGACGGCGAACTCGCCCCGGGGCCGCACGGGCGTGCACAACGACACCTGCAGCACTGCGTGGACTGCGCGGCCGAGGTCGTCGACCAGCGCAAGGCCCGCTCCGAGCTGCGGTGCGCGAACGCGCCGACGCTCCCGACGTCGCTGATGTCGTCGCTGTGCTCGATCCCGCAGGACACGGAGCTGCCCCCGCCGCCGGCGGGCCTCGCGGTGACCGCGGACGGCGAGATGGTCTCGGTGCTGCGCCCGGCCACCACCCCGGGACGCCGGACCCGCCGCCGCCGGATCGGTGCCGGGGCGGCCGTGTCCGGGCTGGCCCTCGGCGCGATCGCGTTCGGCCTGCCCGCCTCCGGCTTCACCACCGCCACCCCCGGCGGGAGCACCGCGACGTTCACCGGGGCCACCCCGGTCGCACGGTTCGCCCCCGCCCCGCGCGACCAGGGCCGCCGGCCCACCTCGGCGCCGGCCGCGTCCACGTCGACGTCGGCACCGCCGACCCCCACGACACCGGCCCCGGCCCCGCCCCGGCCGGCGATGCAGAACGTCAGCCTCCCGCCGTCACCGTGA
- a CDS encoding trypsin-like peptidase domain-containing protein, translating to MSDDDRERPGTPQDPPADRGTSAPADQGTSTGEPPRLTPAPLERPEVDPSDRAAFGRPDGVAESFDRASASAPAKTPSAPPPTTAVARAFGRPHGAVDTLQRGPATNGHAHPAGDGDDPFWAGGSAQDPWRSPQTPVTAAPPALAEDPAPEPQRPAGARLSVREVLFGDRVQPKALALLGVLALLVGGIGGLVGHWTAEGADGLTEPGATLASAEEAKERPPGSVPDLASRLLPSVVSLETKVGDEAGTGSGVVIDPAGYVLTNDHVVAPAVGPAKGTIEAVFSDGSRVPAVVVGADPMTDLAVVKVPVVNPTVAPIGRSSELAVGDGVMAIGSPLGLAGTVTVGIVSAVDRPVRLDPEGSAGDAVIDAVQTDAAINPGNSGGPLVDSTGAVVGINTAIRSLGAEQGGGQGGSIGLGFAIPIDDARAIAEELIRTGRVAHADLGVNARSVTDGATDGAQIQNVLAGGPAATAGIADGDVVVKVAGRSIAGADELVVAVREHQPGEQVPVELVRQGRPLTVTATLGTK from the coding sequence ATGAGCGACGACGACCGGGAGCGTCCCGGGACCCCGCAGGACCCGCCCGCCGACCGGGGCACGAGCGCGCCCGCCGACCAGGGCACGAGCACGGGGGAGCCGCCGCGGCTCACCCCGGCACCGCTGGAACGGCCCGAGGTCGACCCGTCCGACCGGGCCGCGTTCGGCCGTCCGGACGGCGTCGCCGAGTCGTTCGACCGCGCGTCCGCGTCCGCCCCGGCGAAGACCCCCTCGGCCCCGCCCCCGACGACGGCCGTCGCCCGCGCGTTCGGCCGCCCGCACGGCGCGGTGGACACCCTGCAGCGCGGCCCCGCGACCAACGGGCACGCCCACCCGGCCGGTGACGGCGACGACCCGTTCTGGGCCGGCGGCTCGGCGCAGGACCCGTGGCGCAGCCCGCAGACCCCGGTCACCGCCGCACCCCCGGCTCTGGCCGAGGACCCGGCGCCGGAGCCGCAGCGCCCGGCCGGGGCCCGGCTCAGCGTGCGCGAGGTGCTCTTCGGCGACCGCGTGCAGCCCAAGGCGCTGGCGCTGCTCGGCGTGCTGGCCCTGCTGGTCGGCGGGATCGGTGGCCTGGTCGGGCACTGGACCGCGGAGGGTGCGGACGGGCTGACCGAGCCCGGCGCGACGCTCGCCTCGGCCGAGGAGGCCAAGGAACGCCCGCCCGGGTCGGTGCCCGACCTGGCGTCGCGGCTGCTGCCCTCGGTCGTCTCGCTGGAGACCAAGGTCGGCGACGAGGCCGGGACCGGCTCCGGCGTGGTGATCGACCCGGCCGGCTACGTGCTGACCAACGACCACGTCGTCGCGCCGGCCGTCGGCCCGGCCAAGGGCACGATCGAGGCCGTGTTCTCCGACGGGTCGCGCGTTCCGGCCGTCGTCGTGGGCGCGGACCCGATGACCGACCTGGCCGTGGTGAAGGTCCCCGTCGTGAACCCGACGGTCGCGCCGATCGGGCGGTCGTCGGAGCTCGCCGTCGGCGACGGGGTGATGGCCATCGGCTCCCCGCTGGGCCTGGCCGGCACCGTCACCGTCGGCATCGTCAGCGCGGTGGACCGGCCGGTGCGGCTCGACCCCGAGGGCTCCGCGGGGGACGCGGTGATCGACGCCGTGCAGACCGACGCGGCGATCAACCCCGGCAACTCCGGCGGCCCGCTGGTGGACTCCACCGGCGCCGTCGTCGGCATCAACACCGCGATCCGCAGCCTCGGCGCCGAGCAGGGCGGCGGGCAGGGCGGCTCGATCGGGCTGGGCTTCGCGATCCCGATCGACGACGCCCGCGCCATCGCCGAGGAGCTCATCCGCACCGGCCGGGTCGCCCACGCCGACCTCGGCGTGAACGCCCGCTCGGTCACCGACGGCGCCACGGACGGCGCGCAGATCCAGAACGTCTTGGCCGGTGGGCCCGCCGCGACGGCCGGGATCGCCGACGGCGACGTCGTGGTGAAGGTGGCGGGTCGCTCCATCGCCGGGGCCGACGAGCTCGTCGTCGCCGTGCGGGAGCACCAGCCGGGTGAACAGGTCCCGGTCGAGCTCGTTCGGCAGGGGCGCCCGCTCACCGTGACCGCGACCCTGGGGACGAAGTGA
- the tatB gene encoding Sec-independent protein translocase protein TatB, with product MFENIGWPEILVLVVAGLFILGPERLPEAAAWVGKTIRQVKEYATGARDHLKNEMGSDFDSLQQPLNDLRSLRNLNPKTAITRTLFSDDDGPTKPNGYAPGPNGSAPNGSAANGASANGASAAPPTAPAAQAPLNSGERPPIDPDAT from the coding sequence GTGTTCGAGAACATCGGTTGGCCCGAGATCCTCGTACTCGTCGTCGCCGGCCTGTTCATCCTGGGGCCGGAACGACTGCCCGAGGCCGCGGCATGGGTCGGGAAGACGATCCGTCAGGTCAAGGAGTACGCGACCGGCGCCCGCGACCACCTCAAGAACGAGATGGGCTCGGACTTCGACTCGCTCCAGCAGCCGCTCAACGACCTGCGGAGCCTGCGGAACCTGAACCCGAAGACCGCGATCACCCGCACCCTGTTCAGCGACGACGACGGGCCGACGAAGCCGAACGGCTACGCCCCCGGCCCGAACGGCAGCGCCCCGAACGGCAGCGCCGCGAACGGTGCCTCCGCGAACGGTGCCTCCGCCGCCCCGCCCACGGCGCCCGCCGCGCAGGCCCCGCTGAACTCCGGCGAGCGCCCCCCGATCGACCCCGACGCCACCTGA
- a CDS encoding amidase, with amino-acid sequence MSDPTTADLSATELLAGYRSGEISPVQATRDALDRIEAHDGAVNAFCLVDADSALAQAKDSEARWQAGEPVGPLDGVPTSIKDVFLTIGWPTRRGSTTTSAEGPWEVDGPPVARVREAGAVLIGKNTTPELAWKGVTDSPLTGVTTNPWNPALTAGGSSGGSAAAVGLGMGQLSIGTDAGGSVRIPAAFTGTVAHKPTYGRIAHYPGSPFGTLAHPGPMTRTVADTALLHDVISRPDPRDPWVLDVPRESAYERLAGGAQGLRIAFSPTLGFATVDPEVAGLVAAAVEVFTSLGATVEIADPGFADPVEPFELLWNASAAKSLEPIGAEGRARMDPALVAVAERGDKVGAVDYLSAMAVRNELGTLMGQFHTEYDLLLTPALPITAFPGGLEVPEGSANPRWWSWTPFTYPFNMTQQPATSVPCGFTAAGLPVGLQVVGPRHADATVIAAAYAYEQATEHHLRRPALLG; translated from the coding sequence GTGAGCGACCCGACCACCGCGGATCTCAGCGCGACCGAGCTGCTGGCGGGCTACCGCTCCGGGGAGATCTCGCCGGTGCAGGCCACCCGGGACGCGCTCGACCGGATCGAGGCCCACGACGGCGCCGTCAACGCGTTCTGCCTGGTCGACGCGGACTCCGCACTGGCGCAGGCGAAGGACTCCGAGGCGCGCTGGCAGGCCGGGGAGCCGGTCGGCCCGCTCGACGGCGTCCCCACCTCGATCAAGGACGTGTTCCTGACGATCGGCTGGCCGACCCGGCGCGGCTCGACCACCACCAGCGCCGAGGGTCCCTGGGAGGTCGACGGCCCGCCGGTGGCCCGGGTCCGCGAGGCCGGTGCGGTGCTGATCGGCAAGAACACCACGCCCGAGCTGGCCTGGAAGGGCGTCACCGACTCCCCGCTGACCGGGGTCACGACGAACCCGTGGAACCCGGCGCTGACCGCGGGCGGCTCGTCCGGGGGCAGCGCGGCGGCGGTCGGGCTCGGAATGGGTCAGCTGTCGATCGGCACCGACGCCGGTGGCTCGGTGCGGATCCCGGCCGCGTTCACCGGCACCGTCGCGCACAAGCCGACCTACGGCCGGATCGCGCACTACCCGGGCAGCCCGTTCGGCACGCTGGCCCACCCCGGCCCGATGACCCGCACCGTCGCCGACACCGCACTGCTGCACGACGTCATCTCCCGGCCCGACCCCCGGGACCCGTGGGTGCTCGACGTGCCCCGCGAGTCGGCCTACGAGCGCCTGGCCGGTGGGGCGCAGGGCCTGCGGATCGCCTTCTCCCCCACGCTCGGCTTCGCCACCGTCGACCCCGAGGTCGCCGGCCTGGTGGCGGCCGCGGTGGAGGTGTTCACCTCCCTCGGCGCGACCGTCGAGATTGCCGACCCCGGCTTCGCCGATCCGGTCGAGCCCTTCGAGCTGCTGTGGAACGCCTCCGCGGCGAAGTCGCTGGAGCCGATCGGGGCCGAGGGCCGCGCGCGGATGGACCCGGCGCTGGTCGCGGTCGCCGAGCGCGGCGACAAGGTCGGTGCGGTCGACTACCTGAGCGCGATGGCCGTGCGCAACGAGCTGGGCACGCTGATGGGGCAGTTCCACACCGAGTACGACCTGCTGCTCACCCCGGCGCTGCCGATCACGGCGTTCCCGGGCGGGCTGGAGGTGCCGGAGGGCTCGGCGAACCCGCGGTGGTGGTCGTGGACGCCGTTCACCTACCCGTTCAACATGACCCAGCAGCCGGCGACGAGCGTGCCGTGCGGGTTCACCGCCGCCGGGCTCCCGGTCGGGCTGCAGGTCGTCGGGCCGCGGCACGCCGACGCGACCGTGATCGCCGCCGCGTACGCCTACGAGCAGGCCACCGAGCACCACCTGCGCCGCCCGGCCCTGCTCGGCTGA
- a CDS encoding D-2-hydroxyacid dehydrogenase → MPPGLSERVGDARLRFADDSTLADALPGSDVLLTWNFLSDAVRPAWATGGEGVRWVHTASAGVDRVAFPELLASDTTLTNSRGVFDVPMAEYVLGAILAFAKDLPTSLRLQDAGTWRHRETEPIAGRTAVVVGSGPIGHAITSLLRAAGLRVELVGRTARDGVHAFDALDGLLPEADFLVLAAPLTDQTRGLLHRGSIARMRDTARVVNVGRGPLIVQDDLVDALAAGRIAGAALDVFETEPLPADSPLWAMGNVIVSPHMSGDIVGWRDALVDLFAENLALFRDGRELRNVVDKARGYVSTSGGHS, encoded by the coding sequence ATGCCGCCGGGCCTCTCCGAACGCGTGGGTGACGCACGTCTCCGGTTCGCCGACGACTCCACGCTCGCCGACGCGCTACCCGGGTCCGACGTGCTGCTCACGTGGAACTTCCTCTCCGACGCCGTGCGGCCGGCCTGGGCGACGGGCGGCGAGGGCGTGCGCTGGGTGCACACCGCCAGCGCCGGCGTCGACCGCGTCGCGTTCCCGGAGCTGCTGGCCTCGGACACCACGCTGACGAACTCGCGCGGCGTGTTCGACGTGCCGATGGCCGAGTACGTGCTCGGCGCGATCCTCGCCTTCGCCAAGGACCTGCCGACCTCACTGCGCCTGCAGGACGCGGGGACGTGGCGCCACCGCGAGACCGAACCGATCGCCGGGCGCACCGCCGTCGTCGTCGGCAGCGGACCGATCGGGCACGCGATCACGTCGCTGCTCCGGGCCGCCGGGCTGCGCGTCGAGCTGGTCGGGCGCACCGCCCGGGACGGCGTCCACGCCTTCGACGCCCTGGACGGGCTGCTGCCCGAGGCCGACTTCCTGGTCCTCGCCGCCCCGCTGACCGACCAGACCCGCGGGCTGCTGCACCGGGGCTCGATCGCGCGGATGCGCGACACCGCGCGGGTGGTCAACGTCGGGCGCGGACCCCTGATCGTGCAGGACGACCTGGTCGACGCCCTGGCCGCCGGCCGGATCGCGGGTGCCGCGCTGGACGTCTTCGAGACCGAGCCGCTCCCGGCGGACTCGCCGCTGTGGGCGATGGGCAACGTCATCGTCTCCCCGCACATGTCCGGGGACATCGTCGGCTGGCGCGACGCGCTGGTCGACCTGTTCGCCGAGAACCTTGCGCTCTTCCGGGACGGCCGGGAGCTGCGCAACGTCGTCGACAAGGCCCGTGGATACGTGAGCACCTCCGGAGGACACTCGTGA